A window of the Brassica oleracea var. oleracea cultivar TO1000 chromosome C1, BOL, whole genome shotgun sequence genome harbors these coding sequences:
- the LOC106331627 gene encoding heat shock 70 kDa protein 5-like has translation MGIALLSNGKRASPRMKDNKNIKLKNYQQVFGGKYTLIVKMKETAESFLGHTVKSAVVTVSAYFNDSQRQAMKDAGSISGLNVLRIINESTTAAIAYGLDKKGTKTGERNVLIFDLGGGTFDVSLLTIEEGVFEVKATAGDTHLGGEDFDNRLVNHFVVEFKRKHKKDVSGNARALRRLRTACERAKRTLSSMAQMTIEIDYLHEGVDFYATIYRVRFEEMNMDLFRKCMDPVEKVMRDAKLDKSCVHEVVLVGGSTRIPKIQQLLQDFFNGNELCKSINPDEAVAYGAAVQAAILTGEGSDKV, from the exons ATGGGGATTGCCCTCTTGAGTAATGGGAAGCGGGCTAGTCCTCGTATGAAGGATAATAAGAAT ATTAAACTAAAAAATTACCAACAAGTATTCGGAGGAAAATATACATTAATAGTTAAGATGAAGGAAACCGCCGAGTCCTTTTTGGGTCACACTGTTAAAAGTGCTGTCGTTACGGTTTCTGCGTACTTTAATGATTCTCAGAGACAGGCCATGAAGGACGCGGGTTCGATCTCTGGGCTTAATGTTTTGAGAATCATCAACGAGTCGACTACTGCAGCTATTGCATATGGATTAGACAAGAAAGGGACTAAGACTGGTGAGAGGAACGTTTTGATTTTCGATCTTGGCGGTGGAACGTTCGATGTTTCGTTGTTGACGATTGAAGAAGGTGTGTTCGAGGTAAAAGCTACGGCTGGTGATACTCACCTCGGTGGTGAGGACTTTGACAACAGACTTGTGAACCATTTCGTTGTGGAGTTCAAGAGGAAGCATAAGAAGGATGTTAGTGGGAACGCGAGGGCGTTGAGGAGGCTGAGAACGGCTTGCGAGAGAGCGAAGAGAACGCTCTCTTCCATGGCTCAGATGACTATAGAGATCGATTATTTGCACGAGGGTGTTGATTTCTACGCGACGATCTACCGCGTGAGGTTTGAGGAGATGAACATGGATCTCTTCAGGAAATGTATGGATCCTGTGGAGAAAGTTATGAGAGATGCTAAGCTTGACAAGAGCTGTGTCCATGAGGTGGTTCTTGTGGGAGGATCCACGAGGATTCCTAAGATTCAGCAACTTCTGCAAGACTTTTTTAACGGAAATGAGCTTTGTAAAAGCATTAACCCTGATGAAGCTGTAGCTTACGGAGCTGCCGTTCAGGCGGCGATTCTGACTGGTGAAGGAAGCGACAAGGTGTAA
- the LOC106313016 gene encoding mitochondrial uncoupling protein 4, with protein sequence MGVKSFVEGGIASVVAGCSTHPLDLIKVRLQLHGEASAVTLLRPALAFHNSPPAFLETTHSVPKVGPISLGINLVKTEGAAALFSGVSATLLRQTLYSTTRMGLYEVLKNKWTDPESGKLSLTRKIAAGLVGGGIGAAVGNPADVAMVRMQADGRLPVSERRNYAGVGDAIKRMAKQEGVVSLWRGSALTINRAMIVTAAQLASYDQFKEGMVESGAMKDGLGTHVVASFAAGIVAAVASNPVDVIKTRVMNMKVDARGGEAQYKGAWDCAVKTVRAEGPMALYKGFVPTVCRQGPFTVVLFVTLEQVKKLLRDF encoded by the coding sequence ATGGGCGTCAAAAGTTTCGTGGAAGGTGGGATTGCCTCTGTAGTCGCCGGCTGCTCCACTCACCCTCTCGATCTCATCAAGGTTCGCCTTCAGCTCCACGGCGAAGCTTCCGCCGTCACTCTCCTCCGCCCAGCTCTCGCTTTCCACAATTCTCCCCCAGCTTTTCTGGAGACGACTCATTCGGTCCCTAAAGTAGGACCCATCTCCCTCGGAATCAACCTTGTCAAAACCGAAGGCGCCGCCGCGCTGTTCTCCGGCGTCTCCGCCACACTCCTCCGGCAGACTCTCTACTCCACCACCAGGATGGGTCTCTACGAGGTGTTGAAAAACAAATGGACTGATCCCGAGTCCGGTAAGCTGAGCCTCACTCGTAAAATCGCCGCGGGGTTAGTCGGTGGCGGGATCGGAGCCGCCGTCGGGAACCCAGCCGACGTGGCGATGGTGCGTATGCAAGCCGACGGGAGGCTTCCCGTCTCGGAGCGTCGTAACTACGCAGGCGTAGGAGACGCGATCAAGAGGATGGCGAAGCAAGAAGGCGTGGTGAGCCTGTGGCGCGGCTCGGCTCTGACGATCAACAGGGCGATGATAGTGACGGCGGCGCAGCTCGCGTCGTACGACCAGTTCAAGGAAGGGATGGTGGAGAGCGGGGCGATGAAAGATGGGCTCGGGACTCACGTGGTGGCGAGTTTCGCGGCGGGGATCGTGGCGGCTGTTGCGTCGAATCCGGTGGACGTGATAAAGACGAGGGTGATGAATATGAAGGTGGATGCGCGTGGTGGGGAGGCTCAGTACAAAGGCGCGTGGGATTGTGCGGTGAAGACGGTTAGAGCGGAAGGACCGATGGCTCTTTATAAAGGGTTTGTTCCTACGGTTTGCAGGCAAGGACCTTTCACTGTTGTGCTCTTTGTTACGTTGGAGCAAGTCAAGAAGCTGCTTCGTGATTTTTGA
- the LOC106312999 gene encoding rho GTPase-activating protein REN1 isoform X1 has protein sequence MAPTKNAESSSLQPSPQQQQQNQQQHNNNPNDQQDLEAHGDTCSIPQSGNSDSRSRGGNTVFKSGPLSISSKGLGWTSWKKRWFILTRTSLVFFRSDPNAVQQRGSEVNLTLGGIDLNNSGSVVVKADKKLLTVLFPDGRDGRAFTLKADTMEDLNEWKAALENALTQAPNASHVMGQNGIFTNDHADAPVSVEEQKDETPTRSTVIGKPVLLALEDVDGSPSFLEKALRFVEDHGVNTEGILRQAADVDDVEHRIREYEQGRNEFTPTEDAHVIADCLKYVLRELPSSPVPASCCNALLEACRSDRGNRVNAMREAICESFPEPNRRLLQRILMMMQVVASNKNVNRMNTNAVAACMAPLLLRPLLAGDCEIENDFDVGGDGSMQLLQAAAAANHAQAIVITLLEEYACIFGEGSLSPGLYSDSGESGSGTEVGTDDEEYDDEYDGTQGSEDYTDEEEDLENESKGSYSENAASDDNHGNDIDHDDRKARSYTKVNDNLSSESKTPKGTTEPQVTKKFLSSSKRSSLPRHDDAKRDENLLVKGADNAEVKTVAEVSTTEDKISSIPDVASDIKKPSTLSSPPGGSSNKRWGRTPGKKNLSMESIDFSAEVEVDEDDADIERLESAKSELQNSISEEVKNNAVLQASLERRKKALYVRREALEKDVERLQEQLQLERDKKSALEAGLKMSKGNQPIPEIADEKLKKDLQDVAQTETDIANLEHKVDDLENRLSHQDAKASGSTHGASKEPRSIPESSAKLKEKQKDTEAASTHVSERSSSLKIRNILQEEQGSARENETERQQDQRSKSLQQETSRGSSKSAGMSKRSGSKGEGNTTTSALSKLTMRLNFLKERRSQIASELSNMDKGKSTGQPNPSSVQETKRGTGSNHSHNQNQHSDSNKLHSQHVLDRGRSENGGDRGRGGSGGNQPSTTPRTFSR, from the exons ATGGCTCCTACCAAAAACGCAGAATCTTCTTCTTTGCAGCCTTCTCCACAACAACAACAACAGAATCAACAGCAGCATAATAACAATCCTAATGACCAACAAGACCTGGAGGCTCAT GGTGACACCTGTAGCATTCCACAGTCTGGAAACTCAGACTCGCGTTCCCGTGGCGGCAACACG GTATTCAAAAGTGGACCCTTATCTATATCCTCAAAAG GGCTTGGGTGGACATCTTGGAAGAAAAGATGGTTTATTTTGACGCGTACTTCACTCGTTTTCTTTCGGAGCGACCCG AACGCAGTCCAACAGAGAGGCAGCGAGGTTAATTTAACACTTGGGGGAATTGATCTCAACAATTCAGGCAG TGTGGTTGTTAAGGCTGATAAAAAGCTGTTGACTGTTCTCTTCCCTGATGGCCGTGATGGACGCGCCTTTACACTCAAG GCCGACACTATGGAGGATCTAAACGAGTGGAAAGCTGCTCTAGAAAACGCTTTGACACAAGCACCTAATGCTTCTCATGTTATGGGTCAAAATGGTATCTTCACAAATGATCATGCAGATGCCCCTGTCAGTGTTGAAGAACAGA AAGACGAGACACCAACAAGATCAACTGTCATTGGAAAACCAGTTTTGCTTGCTCTAGAAGATGTTGATGGATCCCCATCTTTCTTGGAAAAGGCCCTTAGATTTGTTGAAGATCATG GAGTCAATACAGAAGGAATCTTGAGACAAGCTGCTGATGTTGATGATGTTGAACATCGGATTCGTGAATATGAGCAAG GGAGAAATGAGTTCACTCCCACGGAGGATGCTCATGTTATTGCTGATTGTCTTAAG TATGTTCTCAGAGAGTTGCCTTCTTCTCCGGTGCCTGCATCTTGTTGCAACGCCCTTCTGGAAGCTTGCC GTTCTGACCGTGGCAATAGAGTCAATGCTATGCGGGAAGCAATTTGTGAATCATTTCCTGAACCAAATCGACGCCTTTTGCAAAG AATCCTGATGATGATGCAAGTAGTGGCCTCTAACAAAAATGTGAACCGGATGAACACGAATGCTGTTGCAGCGTGTATGGCACCTTTACTTCTTCGACCTCTTCTGGCTGGCGACTGTGAAATTGAAAATGATTTTGATGTCGGCGGTGATGGTTCTATGCAACTTCTGCAAGCAGCAGCCGCAGCGAATCATGCTCAGGCTATAGTGATAACACTGTTAGAAGAATATGCCTGCATATTTGGA GAAGGTTCCTTATCGCCCGGCTTGTATTCCGACTCAGGAGAGAGTGGTAGTGGAACGGAGGTGGGGACAGATGATGAAGAGTATGACGATGAATATGATGGCACACAGGGATCTGAGGACTACACAGATGAGGAAGAGGACCTTGAAAATGAATCAAAAGGATCATACAGTGAGAATGCCGCCTCGGACGACAACCATGGGAATGATATTGATCATGATGACCGTAAGGCACGGTCCTATACTAAG GTAAATGATAATCTAAGCTCTGAATCAAAAACCCCAAAAGGAACTACGGAGCCCCAAGTTACTAAGAAGTTTTTATCGAGCTCTAAACGATCTTCACTACCACGGCATGATGATGCAAAAAGGGATGAAAATCTCCTGGTCAAAGGTGCTGATAATGCAGAGGTAAAGACTGTTGCAGAGGTCTCAACAACTGAGGATAAAATCTCATCAATACCAGATGTGGCATCTGACATTAAGAAACCGTCTACACTATCCAGTCCACCTGGAGGAAGTAGTAATAAGCGCTGGGGCCGTACCCCT GGGAAGAAAAACCTTTCGATGGAATCTATTGATTTCTCAGCGGAGGTGGAGGTGGACGAGGACGA TGCTGACATTGAAAGACTCGAGTCAGCCAAATCGGAGCTACAAAACAGTATTTCAGAGGAG GTTAAAAATAATGCAGTTCTACAAGCTAGTTTGGAGCGACGGAAGAAGGCTTTGTACGTGAGGCGCGAAGCACTAGAGAAAGAT GTGGAAAGACTACAGGAACAGTTGCAGCTAGAGAGAGATAAGAAATCAGCCCTGGAAGCAGGACTGAAGATGTCAAAAGGGAATCAACCTATTCCAGAAATAGCTGATGAAAAG TTGAAAAAAGATCTGCAAGACGTTGCTCAGACGGAGACTGATATCGCCAACTTGGAACATAAGGTTGATGATCTTGAAAATAGACTTAGTCATCAGGACGCAAAAGCCTCTGGTTCAACGCATGGTGCCAGCAAAGAACCTCGGAGCATTCCAGAGAGCAGTGCAAAACT GAAGGAGAAACAAAAGGATACTGAAGCAGCTTCTACTCATGTATCCGAAAGGTCATCATCGCTCAAG ATCCGTAACATTTTGCAGGAGGAGCAAGGGTCTGCAAGAGAAAATGAGACAGAGAGGCAACAAGATCAACGGAGCAAAAGCTTGCAACAAGAAACTTCACGTGGCAGCTCAAAGTCTGCGGGCATGTCAAAGAGGTCTGGCTCAAAGGGAGAG GGAAACACAACAACTTCTGCACTTTCCAAATTGACAATGCGACTCAACTTCCTCAAGGAGAGACGGAGTCAGATCGCAAGCGAGCTCTCAAACATGGACAAAGGAAAAAGCACAGGGCAACCCAATCCATCCTCGGTGCAGGAAACTAAAAGAGGAACAGGGTCGAACCATAGCCATAACCAAAACCAACATTCAGACAGCAACAAACTCCACAGCCAGCATGTTCTTGACAGAGGAAGATCTGAGAACGGAGGAGACAGAGGCAGAGGAGGATCTGGAGGAAACCAACCCAGCACAACACCAAGGACCTTCTCCAGATAA
- the LOC106344400 gene encoding uncharacterized protein LOC106344400 translates to MEIEVSSSAHDTVDLDSIRVKRKTLQNLLDDCQRALELLNLADTSPGGDKTETGGSGEDNSNLVGSQEREEEEFPSSDQGDPEADKFYDLIKSRVECHGFREKIELAQVSLLQDLAEEEGSSWDVVSEDDILGVVQTEDDYVVVREEDIADGIACFMATYLSSLKQTKDISPDQLQKALSTMFSVKKRKGKLRKAWEGSKVIYNVASWSATAIGIYQNPMILSIASKAFWVSCKAISKLV, encoded by the exons ATGGAAATCGAGGTTTCGAGTTCAGCTCATGATACCGTCGATTTGGATAGTATTCGCGTCAAGCGAAAGACGTTGCAGAACTTGCTCGACGATTGCCAGAGAGCTCTCGAGCTGCTAAACCTCGCCGATACTTCTCCCGGCGGCGATAAAACCGAAACCGGTGGTTCCGGAGAGGATAACAGCAACCTCGTTGGTTCACAGGAGAGGGAAGAAGAAGAGTTTCCTTCTTCCGATCAAGGAGATCCTGAAGCCGATAAA TTCTATGATCTTATCAAGTCTAGAGTTGAATGTCATGGCTTTAGGGAGAAGATAGAGCTAGCTCAAGTTTCACTTCTCCAAGATCTTGCTG AAGAAGAAGGTAGCTCTTGGGACGTAGTTAGTGAAGATGATATATTGGGTGTGGTTCAAACGGAAGATGATTATGTTGTTGTTAGAGAAGAAGATATAGCTGACGGTATCGCTTGTTTCATGGCTACTTATTTGTCTTCCCTTAAGCAGACTAAG GATATATCACCTGATCAGCTTCAGAAAG CACTTAGCACCATGTTTTCAGTGAAGAAGAGAAAGGGGAAGCTTCGTAAAGCATGGGAAGGAAGTAAAGTTATTTACAACGTAGCTTCTTGGAGCGCAACTGCTATAGG CATATATCAAAACCCGATGATCCTGAGTATTGCATCCAAAGCCTTCTGGGTGTCTTGCAAGGCCATATCAAAGCTTGTCTGA
- the LOC106312999 gene encoding rho GTPase-activating protein REN1 isoform X2 encodes MAPTKNAESSSLQPSPQQQQQNQQQHNNNPNDQQDLEAHGDTCSIPQSGNSDSRSRGGNTVFKSGPLSISSKGLGWTSWKKRWFILTRTSLVFFRSDPNAVQQRGSEVNLTLGGIDLNNSGSVVVKADKKLLTVLFPDGRDGRAFTLKADTMEDLNEWKAALENALTQAPNASHVMGQNGIFTNDHADAPVSVEEQKDETPTRSTVIGKPVLLALEDVDGSPSFLEKALRFVEDHGVNTEGILRQAADVDDVEHRIREYEQGRNEFTPTEDAHVIADCLKYVLRELPSSPVPASCCNALLEACRSDRGNRVNAMREAICESFPEPNRRLLQRILMMMQVVASNKNVNRMNTNAVAACMAPLLLRPLLAGDCEIENDFDVGGDGSMQLLQAAAAANHAQAIVITLLEEYACIFGEGSLSPGLYSDSGESGSGTEVGTDDEEYDDEYDGTQGSEDYTDEEEDLENESKGSYSENAASDDNHGNDIDHDDRKARSYTKVNDNLSSESKTPKGTTEPQVTKKFLSSSKRSSLPRHDDAKRDENLLVKGADNAEVKTVAEVSTTEDKISSIPDVASDIKKPSTLSSPPGGSSNKRWGRTPGKKNLSMESIDFSAEVEVDEDDADIERLESAKSELQNSISEEVKNNAVLQASLERRKKALYVRREALEKDVERLQEQLQLERDKKSALEAGLKMSKGNQPIPEIADEKLKKDLQDVAQTETDIANLEHKVDDLENRLSHQDAKASGSTHGASKEPRSIPESSAKLKEKQKDTEAASTHVSERSSSLKEEQGSARENETERQQDQRSKSLQQETSRGSSKSAGMSKRSGSKGEGNTTTSALSKLTMRLNFLKERRSQIASELSNMDKGKSTGQPNPSSVQETKRGTGSNHSHNQNQHSDSNKLHSQHVLDRGRSENGGDRGRGGSGGNQPSTTPRTFSR; translated from the exons ATGGCTCCTACCAAAAACGCAGAATCTTCTTCTTTGCAGCCTTCTCCACAACAACAACAACAGAATCAACAGCAGCATAATAACAATCCTAATGACCAACAAGACCTGGAGGCTCAT GGTGACACCTGTAGCATTCCACAGTCTGGAAACTCAGACTCGCGTTCCCGTGGCGGCAACACG GTATTCAAAAGTGGACCCTTATCTATATCCTCAAAAG GGCTTGGGTGGACATCTTGGAAGAAAAGATGGTTTATTTTGACGCGTACTTCACTCGTTTTCTTTCGGAGCGACCCG AACGCAGTCCAACAGAGAGGCAGCGAGGTTAATTTAACACTTGGGGGAATTGATCTCAACAATTCAGGCAG TGTGGTTGTTAAGGCTGATAAAAAGCTGTTGACTGTTCTCTTCCCTGATGGCCGTGATGGACGCGCCTTTACACTCAAG GCCGACACTATGGAGGATCTAAACGAGTGGAAAGCTGCTCTAGAAAACGCTTTGACACAAGCACCTAATGCTTCTCATGTTATGGGTCAAAATGGTATCTTCACAAATGATCATGCAGATGCCCCTGTCAGTGTTGAAGAACAGA AAGACGAGACACCAACAAGATCAACTGTCATTGGAAAACCAGTTTTGCTTGCTCTAGAAGATGTTGATGGATCCCCATCTTTCTTGGAAAAGGCCCTTAGATTTGTTGAAGATCATG GAGTCAATACAGAAGGAATCTTGAGACAAGCTGCTGATGTTGATGATGTTGAACATCGGATTCGTGAATATGAGCAAG GGAGAAATGAGTTCACTCCCACGGAGGATGCTCATGTTATTGCTGATTGTCTTAAG TATGTTCTCAGAGAGTTGCCTTCTTCTCCGGTGCCTGCATCTTGTTGCAACGCCCTTCTGGAAGCTTGCC GTTCTGACCGTGGCAATAGAGTCAATGCTATGCGGGAAGCAATTTGTGAATCATTTCCTGAACCAAATCGACGCCTTTTGCAAAG AATCCTGATGATGATGCAAGTAGTGGCCTCTAACAAAAATGTGAACCGGATGAACACGAATGCTGTTGCAGCGTGTATGGCACCTTTACTTCTTCGACCTCTTCTGGCTGGCGACTGTGAAATTGAAAATGATTTTGATGTCGGCGGTGATGGTTCTATGCAACTTCTGCAAGCAGCAGCCGCAGCGAATCATGCTCAGGCTATAGTGATAACACTGTTAGAAGAATATGCCTGCATATTTGGA GAAGGTTCCTTATCGCCCGGCTTGTATTCCGACTCAGGAGAGAGTGGTAGTGGAACGGAGGTGGGGACAGATGATGAAGAGTATGACGATGAATATGATGGCACACAGGGATCTGAGGACTACACAGATGAGGAAGAGGACCTTGAAAATGAATCAAAAGGATCATACAGTGAGAATGCCGCCTCGGACGACAACCATGGGAATGATATTGATCATGATGACCGTAAGGCACGGTCCTATACTAAG GTAAATGATAATCTAAGCTCTGAATCAAAAACCCCAAAAGGAACTACGGAGCCCCAAGTTACTAAGAAGTTTTTATCGAGCTCTAAACGATCTTCACTACCACGGCATGATGATGCAAAAAGGGATGAAAATCTCCTGGTCAAAGGTGCTGATAATGCAGAGGTAAAGACTGTTGCAGAGGTCTCAACAACTGAGGATAAAATCTCATCAATACCAGATGTGGCATCTGACATTAAGAAACCGTCTACACTATCCAGTCCACCTGGAGGAAGTAGTAATAAGCGCTGGGGCCGTACCCCT GGGAAGAAAAACCTTTCGATGGAATCTATTGATTTCTCAGCGGAGGTGGAGGTGGACGAGGACGA TGCTGACATTGAAAGACTCGAGTCAGCCAAATCGGAGCTACAAAACAGTATTTCAGAGGAG GTTAAAAATAATGCAGTTCTACAAGCTAGTTTGGAGCGACGGAAGAAGGCTTTGTACGTGAGGCGCGAAGCACTAGAGAAAGAT GTGGAAAGACTACAGGAACAGTTGCAGCTAGAGAGAGATAAGAAATCAGCCCTGGAAGCAGGACTGAAGATGTCAAAAGGGAATCAACCTATTCCAGAAATAGCTGATGAAAAG TTGAAAAAAGATCTGCAAGACGTTGCTCAGACGGAGACTGATATCGCCAACTTGGAACATAAGGTTGATGATCTTGAAAATAGACTTAGTCATCAGGACGCAAAAGCCTCTGGTTCAACGCATGGTGCCAGCAAAGAACCTCGGAGCATTCCAGAGAGCAGTGCAAAACT GAAGGAGAAACAAAAGGATACTGAAGCAGCTTCTACTCATGTATCCGAAAGGTCATCATCGCTCAAG GAGGAGCAAGGGTCTGCAAGAGAAAATGAGACAGAGAGGCAACAAGATCAACGGAGCAAAAGCTTGCAACAAGAAACTTCACGTGGCAGCTCAAAGTCTGCGGGCATGTCAAAGAGGTCTGGCTCAAAGGGAGAG GGAAACACAACAACTTCTGCACTTTCCAAATTGACAATGCGACTCAACTTCCTCAAGGAGAGACGGAGTCAGATCGCAAGCGAGCTCTCAAACATGGACAAAGGAAAAAGCACAGGGCAACCCAATCCATCCTCGGTGCAGGAAACTAAAAGAGGAACAGGGTCGAACCATAGCCATAACCAAAACCAACATTCAGACAGCAACAAACTCCACAGCCAGCATGTTCTTGACAGAGGAAGATCTGAGAACGGAGGAGACAGAGGCAGAGGAGGATCTGGAGGAAACCAACCCAGCACAACACCAAGGACCTTCTCCAGATAA